The following proteins are co-located in the Mycobacteriales bacterium genome:
- a CDS encoding MaoC family dehydratase — protein MTQPTGWEGRYFEDFEVGDVYRHPFGRTVTATDNSWFSLLTQNTARVHVDAHYASQTHYGRPLVNSAFTLALVTGQSVLDVSQNVFANLGWDDVRLPNPLFEGETVYSASEVVAARASGSRPDVGIVTVHSTGYTAEGKVVITFNRSLMVYRRG, from the coding sequence ATGACCCAACCCACCGGCTGGGAGGGCCGCTACTTCGAGGACTTCGAGGTCGGCGACGTCTATCGCCATCCGTTCGGGCGCACGGTCACCGCGACGGACAACTCGTGGTTCTCGTTGCTGACCCAGAACACCGCGCGAGTTCACGTCGACGCGCACTACGCGAGCCAGACGCACTACGGGCGGCCACTCGTCAACTCGGCTTTCACGCTTGCTCTCGTCACCGGACAGTCCGTCCTCGACGTCTCCCAGAACGTGTTCGCGAACCTCGGCTGGGACGACGTCCGGTTGCCGAACCCGTTGTTCGAGGGCGAGACGGTCTACTCCGCATCCGAGGTCGTCGCCGCGCGCGCGTCGGGCAGCCGGCCCGACGTCGGCATCGTGACCGTCCACAGCACGGGTTACACCGCCGAAGGCAAGGTGGTGATCACCTTCAACCGGTCGCTCATGGTCTATCGGCGCGGT
- a CDS encoding pyridoxal-phosphate dependent enzyme, with the protein MSDRLSLADVEAAAERLRGHAHRTPVLTSTTLDEAVGAQVYLKCESFQRGGAFKFRGAYNAVCALPADLRARGIATYSSGNHGQAVAIAAREFGTTATVLMPLDTPEGKRRAVEGYGAEVVSYDRYTADRTALGEALAAERGLTIVPPYDHPDVMAGQGTVGLELVEQAGPLDAVVGPLGGGGLMAGVSTAVKGRVPATRVIGVEPEAGNDHEQSMRAGERVRIDVPHTIADGLAAEQPGVLTFAINRELVDGVVVVSDAEIADAMRFLFERMKLVVEPSGAVGVAALLNGRIEACGRIGVVISGGNIDAARFASLMSPAEAAAGAIR; encoded by the coding sequence CAGCCGAGCGGCTGCGCGGTCACGCCCACCGGACACCCGTGTTGACATCGACCACGCTCGACGAAGCCGTTGGCGCTCAGGTTTACCTGAAGTGCGAGAGCTTCCAGCGAGGTGGCGCCTTCAAGTTCCGTGGCGCTTATAACGCGGTGTGCGCCCTGCCCGCCGATCTGCGGGCGCGCGGGATTGCCACCTACTCCTCCGGCAACCACGGCCAGGCGGTGGCCATCGCGGCCCGCGAGTTCGGTACAACCGCCACGGTCCTGATGCCGCTCGACACGCCGGAAGGCAAGCGCCGGGCTGTCGAAGGGTACGGCGCGGAAGTGGTCAGCTACGACCGTTACACCGCGGACCGCACCGCGCTGGGTGAGGCGCTTGCGGCCGAGCGCGGGCTCACCATCGTCCCGCCGTACGACCATCCGGATGTCATGGCCGGTCAGGGCACGGTCGGGCTCGAGCTGGTCGAGCAGGCCGGTCCGCTCGACGCCGTGGTGGGCCCGCTGGGTGGCGGCGGCCTGATGGCCGGCGTCTCGACCGCGGTCAAGGGCCGAGTGCCCGCGACGCGCGTCATCGGCGTCGAGCCCGAAGCGGGCAACGACCACGAGCAGTCGATGCGGGCCGGCGAGCGCGTGCGGATCGACGTACCGCACACGATCGCCGACGGGTTGGCAGCGGAGCAGCCCGGAGTGTTGACCTTCGCGATCAACCGCGAGCTCGTCGACGGGGTGGTCGTCGTGAGCGACGCGGAGATCGCCGACGCGATGAGGTTCCTGTTCGAGCGGATGAAGCTGGTCGTGGAGCCGAGCGGCGCGGTGGGCGTCGCCGCCCTTCTGAACGGCCGGATCGAGGCGTGCGGTCGCATCGGCGTGGTGATCTCCGGCGGCAACATCGACGCGGCGCGCTTCGCGAGCCTCATGTCGCCCGCCGAAGCGGCAGCAGGAGCGATCCGATGA